A genomic segment from Brienomyrus brachyistius isolate T26 chromosome 9, BBRACH_0.4, whole genome shotgun sequence encodes:
- the dcst2 gene encoding DC-STAMP domain-containing protein 2 isoform X1 — MDTDSDTDSSDSRTYAPRWPRKRRRAAKSPLKQCVRSLAGFIFGLFLASVYGCITFFLQHYGFWYCLGSTVTIAALCAFGMGLSVRVRTVVSLMLPTLCCTHGKNLLMFLIFSMVTRGPLANTLENFNRAAQSVACGAELAMNQTRQLVERASAPLRPVLGKIKQITKNAYAVAGRVQSLISTLTESVNHIARMLRNVLYFLVRIGDVCEEKLGSPYRKCVKAFNDAKRNCTEVLDAASGICDVVSGMQDLCNLTKVTLVFCVVPIYVMTQMKTKLAAPTVAALEKMQRQFEFEISVSAHLDVHVNSSRSVQQVSQEIMEEVTAEVSHWRNHMGLFAYMGLIFLALTCLQAVWYRRKYLDQDDYDNIYITDKFVMMDLRRSEDGRSPILPLTRREALIYIRPWSLYLTEEERRAAALNTMSVLRHMAVGGLLVALDLLVFWMFDTVYQLAQREIFVKAPVMVAVSMNGSSYASDMFKDIVAAFDVLQKGNITVLSKKCLIAPSETNYYGYMFIGLLYGFSLFIVVAGSYIKRLRRFVCASYYPKRERERVQFLYNHILSQRASLQKVLLRFVARRRADGEPSSLIRAIAAYFPGGSCLADFFGVGMVCCVACGKEAKTRDDPTMLACSTPKCTGLLCFRCHRSLGTICPVCMGPLIFQEDSEEEIDSSDDQQVGLWTAALTSMRLQGHGKDTRQLLKLRVREALRRKPAAAGAENSGRDSDTDSDISVQSSTSGLDMTYQEQALQDDSESSDHDPEPFLAACVSCEDKTQAVLTDSSSSHDEDTFSKSAHLQEVMVHSSLMPKPAGQTQEVPDTLPLQDLPTDEQTPRSNM, encoded by the exons ATGGACACGGACTCGGACACCGACTCGTCAGACAGCCGCACTTATGCGCCGCGGTGGCCGCGCAAACGCCGCCGAGCAGCCAAGTCACCCCTGAAGCAATGTGTACGAAGTTTGGCCGGGTTTATCTTCGGCCTGTTTCTGGCTTCGGTATACGGATGCATCACATTTTTCCTGCAACATTACGGGTTCTGGTACTGCCTGGGCAGTACAGTAACCATCGCCGCGCTCTGCGCCTTCGGCATGGGCCTCTCCGTCCGTGTGCGCACCGTCGTGTCGCTCATGCTGCCCACCTTATGCTGCA CCCATGGGAAGAACTTACTTATGTTCCTGATCTTCTCCATGGTGACCCGGGGACCCCTGGCCAACACGCTGGAGAATTTTAACCGTGCTGCGCAAAGTGTGGCCTGTGGGGCCGAACTGGCAATGAACCAGACCAGGCAGCTGGTGGAGCGGGCTTCAGCACCACTGCGGC CCGTGCTCGGTAAGATAAAGCAGATTACGAAGAACGCCTACGCTGTGGCTGGGAGGGTGCAGAGCTTAATAAGCACCTTGACGGAATCCGTCAATCACATTG CTCGTATGCTGAGGAACGTCCTATACTTCCTGGTCAGAATCGGCGACGTGTGTGAGGAAAAGCTGGGCTCACCCTATAGGAAGTGTGTGAAGGCCTTTAATGATGCTAAGAGAAACTGCACTGAGGTTCTGGACGCAGCATCCGGCATCTGCGACGTGGTGTCTGGCATGCAGGATCTGTGCAACCTCACAAAAG TTACCCTGGTGTTTTGTGTTGTCCCCATATATGTTATGACCCAGATGAAGACCAAGCTGGCTGCTC CCACTGTGGCGGCTCTGGAGAAAATGCAGCGGCAGTTTGAGTTCGAGATCTCCGTCTCCGCGCACCTCGACGTGCACGTGAACAGCAGCCGCTCAGTGCAGCAGGTGTCTCAGGAGATCATGGAAGAAGTCACTGCAGAGGTGTCACATTGGCGGAACCACATGGGTCTGTTTGCGTACATGGGACTCATCTTCCTGGCGCTCACGTGCTTGCA AGCTGTCTGGTATAGAAGGAAGTACCTTGACCAGGATGACTACGATAACATCTATATCACGGACAAATTTGTGATGATGGACCTCAGGAGATCCGAAGACGGCAGGAGCCCGATACTGCCATTGACCCGGAGAGAGGCCCTCATCTACATCAGACCCT GGTCCCTGTATCTCACTGAAGAAGAGAGACGTGCCGCGGCACTCAACACCATGTCCGTTCTTAGGCATATGGCCGTCGGAGGCCTGCTGGTGGCACTGGATCTGCTGGTCTTTTGGATGTTTGACACTGTGTACCAGTTGGCTCAGCGCGAAATCTTTGTCAAAG CTCCTGTCATGGTGGCAGTGAGCATGAATGGATCAAGCTATGCTTCAGATATGTTCAAGGATATTGTGGCGGCATTTGATGTTCTGCAGAAGGGCAACATCACCGTCCTTAGCAAGAAATGCCTGATAGCACCATCAGAGACAAACTACTATGGGTATATGTTTATAG GGCTCCTTTATGGCTTTTCGCTCTTCATCGTGGTTGCCGGTAGCTACATCAAGCGTCTCCGGAGATTTGTGTGTGCGAGTTACTACCCCAAAAGGGAACGG GAGAGAGTCCAGTTCCTGTACAACCACATTCTCAGCCAACGGGCATCTCTTCAGAAGGTACTGCTAAGGTTCGTGGCCAGGAGAAGGGCAGATGGAGAACCCAGCAGCCTAATCAGGGCAATAGCAGCCTA CTTCCCCGGAGGGTCCTGCTTAGCAGACTTCTTTGGGGTCGGTATGGTTTGCTGCGTGGCCTGTGGGAAAGAGGCAAAGACGAGGGACGACCCAACTATGTTAGCCTGCTCTACTCCAAAATGCACAG GCCTGCTGTGTTTCCGGTGCCATCGCAGCCTGGGCACAATCTGTCCTGTATGCATGGGGCCTTTGATCTTTCAGGAAGACTCTGAGGAAGAGAT agactCCAGCGATGACCAGCAAGTGGGCCTGTGGACAGCCGCCTTGACGTCAATGAGGCTCCAGGGCCATGGGAAGGACACAAGGCAGCTGCTGAAGCTGAGGGTTAGAGAGGCCTTGAGGAGGAAGCCGGCTGCCGCAGGAGCCGAAAACTCAGGAAGGGACAGTGACACTGACAGTGACATCAGTGTCCAGAGCAGCACCAG TGGGCTGGACATGACCTACCAGGAGCAGGCTCTCCAGGACGATTCTGAGTCCAGTGACCACGATCCGGAGCCCTTCCTAGCTGCTTGTGTGAGCTGCGAGGACAAGACGCAGGCTGTGCTCACCGATTCCTCCAGCTCCCATGATGAAGACACGTTCTCCAAAAGTGCACATCTGCAGGAGGTCATGGTGCACAGCTCTCTGATGCCGAAACCCGCAGGACAAACACAGGAGGTTCCAGATACACTTCCGCTGCAGGACTTACCGACTGATGAGCAAACCCCAAGAAGTAATATGTAA
- the dcst2 gene encoding DC-STAMP domain-containing protein 2 isoform X2: MDTDSDTDSSDSRTYAPRWPRKRRRAAKSPLKQCVRSLAGFIFGLFLASVYGCITFFLQHYGFWYCLGSTVTIAALCAFGMGLSVRVRTVVSLMLPTLCCTHGKNLLMFLIFSMVTRGPLANTLENFNRAAQSVACGAELAMNQTRQLVERASAPLRPVLGKIKQITKNAYAVAGRVQSLISTLTESVNHIARMLRNVLYFLVRIGDVCEEKLGSPYRKCVKAFNDAKRNCTEVLDAASGICDVVSGMQDLCNLTKVTLVFCVVPIYVMTQMKTKLAAPTVAALEKMQRQFEFEISVSAHLDVHVNSSRSVQQVSQEIMEEVTAEVSHWRNHMGLFAYMGLIFLALTCLQAVWYRRKYLDQDDYDNIYITDKFVMMDLRRSEDGRSPILPLTRREALIYIRPWSLYLTEEERRAAALNTMSVLRHMAVGGLLVALDLLVFWMFDTVYQLAQREIFVKAPVMVAVSMNGSSYASDMFKDIVAAFDVLQKGNITVLSKKCLIAPSETNYYGYMFIGLLYGFSLFIVVAGSYIKRLRRFVCASYYPKRERERVQFLYNHILSQRASLQKVLLSFPGGSCLADFFGVGMVCCVACGKEAKTRDDPTMLACSTPKCTGLLCFRCHRSLGTICPVCMGPLIFQEDSEEEIDSSDDQQVGLWTAALTSMRLQGHGKDTRQLLKLRVREALRRKPAAAGAENSGRDSDTDSDISVQSSTSGLDMTYQEQALQDDSESSDHDPEPFLAACVSCEDKTQAVLTDSSSSHDEDTFSKSAHLQEVMVHSSLMPKPAGQTQEVPDTLPLQDLPTDEQTPRSNM, encoded by the exons ATGGACACGGACTCGGACACCGACTCGTCAGACAGCCGCACTTATGCGCCGCGGTGGCCGCGCAAACGCCGCCGAGCAGCCAAGTCACCCCTGAAGCAATGTGTACGAAGTTTGGCCGGGTTTATCTTCGGCCTGTTTCTGGCTTCGGTATACGGATGCATCACATTTTTCCTGCAACATTACGGGTTCTGGTACTGCCTGGGCAGTACAGTAACCATCGCCGCGCTCTGCGCCTTCGGCATGGGCCTCTCCGTCCGTGTGCGCACCGTCGTGTCGCTCATGCTGCCCACCTTATGCTGCA CCCATGGGAAGAACTTACTTATGTTCCTGATCTTCTCCATGGTGACCCGGGGACCCCTGGCCAACACGCTGGAGAATTTTAACCGTGCTGCGCAAAGTGTGGCCTGTGGGGCCGAACTGGCAATGAACCAGACCAGGCAGCTGGTGGAGCGGGCTTCAGCACCACTGCGGC CCGTGCTCGGTAAGATAAAGCAGATTACGAAGAACGCCTACGCTGTGGCTGGGAGGGTGCAGAGCTTAATAAGCACCTTGACGGAATCCGTCAATCACATTG CTCGTATGCTGAGGAACGTCCTATACTTCCTGGTCAGAATCGGCGACGTGTGTGAGGAAAAGCTGGGCTCACCCTATAGGAAGTGTGTGAAGGCCTTTAATGATGCTAAGAGAAACTGCACTGAGGTTCTGGACGCAGCATCCGGCATCTGCGACGTGGTGTCTGGCATGCAGGATCTGTGCAACCTCACAAAAG TTACCCTGGTGTTTTGTGTTGTCCCCATATATGTTATGACCCAGATGAAGACCAAGCTGGCTGCTC CCACTGTGGCGGCTCTGGAGAAAATGCAGCGGCAGTTTGAGTTCGAGATCTCCGTCTCCGCGCACCTCGACGTGCACGTGAACAGCAGCCGCTCAGTGCAGCAGGTGTCTCAGGAGATCATGGAAGAAGTCACTGCAGAGGTGTCACATTGGCGGAACCACATGGGTCTGTTTGCGTACATGGGACTCATCTTCCTGGCGCTCACGTGCTTGCA AGCTGTCTGGTATAGAAGGAAGTACCTTGACCAGGATGACTACGATAACATCTATATCACGGACAAATTTGTGATGATGGACCTCAGGAGATCCGAAGACGGCAGGAGCCCGATACTGCCATTGACCCGGAGAGAGGCCCTCATCTACATCAGACCCT GGTCCCTGTATCTCACTGAAGAAGAGAGACGTGCCGCGGCACTCAACACCATGTCCGTTCTTAGGCATATGGCCGTCGGAGGCCTGCTGGTGGCACTGGATCTGCTGGTCTTTTGGATGTTTGACACTGTGTACCAGTTGGCTCAGCGCGAAATCTTTGTCAAAG CTCCTGTCATGGTGGCAGTGAGCATGAATGGATCAAGCTATGCTTCAGATATGTTCAAGGATATTGTGGCGGCATTTGATGTTCTGCAGAAGGGCAACATCACCGTCCTTAGCAAGAAATGCCTGATAGCACCATCAGAGACAAACTACTATGGGTATATGTTTATAG GGCTCCTTTATGGCTTTTCGCTCTTCATCGTGGTTGCCGGTAGCTACATCAAGCGTCTCCGGAGATTTGTGTGTGCGAGTTACTACCCCAAAAGGGAACGG GAGAGAGTCCAGTTCCTGTACAACCACATTCTCAGCCAACGGGCATCTCTTCAGAAGGTACTGCTAAG CTTCCCCGGAGGGTCCTGCTTAGCAGACTTCTTTGGGGTCGGTATGGTTTGCTGCGTGGCCTGTGGGAAAGAGGCAAAGACGAGGGACGACCCAACTATGTTAGCCTGCTCTACTCCAAAATGCACAG GCCTGCTGTGTTTCCGGTGCCATCGCAGCCTGGGCACAATCTGTCCTGTATGCATGGGGCCTTTGATCTTTCAGGAAGACTCTGAGGAAGAGAT agactCCAGCGATGACCAGCAAGTGGGCCTGTGGACAGCCGCCTTGACGTCAATGAGGCTCCAGGGCCATGGGAAGGACACAAGGCAGCTGCTGAAGCTGAGGGTTAGAGAGGCCTTGAGGAGGAAGCCGGCTGCCGCAGGAGCCGAAAACTCAGGAAGGGACAGTGACACTGACAGTGACATCAGTGTCCAGAGCAGCACCAG TGGGCTGGACATGACCTACCAGGAGCAGGCTCTCCAGGACGATTCTGAGTCCAGTGACCACGATCCGGAGCCCTTCCTAGCTGCTTGTGTGAGCTGCGAGGACAAGACGCAGGCTGTGCTCACCGATTCCTCCAGCTCCCATGATGAAGACACGTTCTCCAAAAGTGCACATCTGCAGGAGGTCATGGTGCACAGCTCTCTGATGCCGAAACCCGCAGGACAAACACAGGAGGTTCCAGATACACTTCCGCTGCAGGACTTACCGACTGATGAGCAAACCCCAAGAAGTAATATGTAA